In the Scyliorhinus torazame isolate Kashiwa2021f chromosome 22, sScyTor2.1, whole genome shotgun sequence genome, one interval contains:
- the tmem203 gene encoding transmembrane protein 203 — protein sequence MLFSLRELVQWLGFATFEMLLHLVAFLVFSVLLAVKVDNFTDELDWWHAFIPLFTADGLSTYFTMIVSIRLFQDGEKRLAVMRLFWILTVLSLKFVFEMLLCQKLEGGSSQLWYGLIMSPVFILLQLLMIRACRVN from the coding sequence ATGTTGTTCTCACTGCGTGAGTTGGTACAGTGGCTGGGATTTGCCACATTTGAAATGTTGCTGCACTTGGTTGCGTTCCTGGTGTTCTCTGTACTGCTTGCTGTGAAGGTGGACAATTTTACAGATGAGCTGGACTGGTGGCATGCCTTCATTCCACTCTTCACCGCTGACGGGCTCAGCACCTACTTCACCATGATCGTGTCTATCCGCCTGTTCCAGGACGGGGAGAAACGTTTGGCCGTCATGCGGCTGTTCTGGATCTTGACCGTCCTCAGCCTCAAGTTCGTATTTGAGATGCTGTTGTGTCAGAAGCTGGAAGGCGGAAGCTCTCAGCTGTGGTACGGCCTCATCATGTCCCCAGTCTTCATTCTCCTCCAATTGTTGATGATTCGAGCTTGCAGAGTCAACTGA